One region of Skermanella mucosa genomic DNA includes:
- the metF gene encoding methylenetetrahydrofolate reductase [NAD(P)H] yields MEQTLWQAVHKLAPLRPEFVSVTYGAGGTTRERTHATVCRLQKETGIPAAAHLTCVGATREEIDAIARTYWDSGIRHIVALRGDPPTGVGTAYEPHPGGYAYAADLVEGLKRVADFEISVAAYPESHPQAASAAHDLDNLKRKIDAGATRAITQFFFDVGAYMGFVERAAAAGITVPIVPGILPITNFTRAIEFAGSCGAAIPPWMADLFAGLDNDPDTRQLVAATVAVEQCRLLHAEGIGNFHFYTLNRAELTVGICHMLGVRPVARAVEQASAAAS; encoded by the coding sequence ATGGAGCAGACGCTGTGGCAGGCGGTCCACAAGCTGGCCCCGCTCCGGCCGGAGTTCGTGTCGGTCACCTACGGCGCCGGCGGCACCACGCGGGAGCGCACCCACGCCACGGTCTGCCGCCTCCAGAAGGAGACCGGCATCCCGGCGGCGGCCCACCTGACCTGCGTCGGCGCCACCCGGGAGGAGATCGACGCGATCGCCCGGACCTACTGGGACAGCGGCATCCGCCACATCGTGGCGCTGCGCGGCGATCCGCCGACCGGCGTCGGCACCGCCTACGAGCCCCATCCCGGCGGCTACGCCTATGCCGCCGACCTGGTCGAGGGGCTGAAGCGGGTCGCCGACTTCGAGATCAGCGTCGCCGCATATCCCGAGAGCCACCCGCAGGCGGCCAGCGCGGCGCACGACCTGGACAACCTGAAGCGCAAGATCGACGCCGGCGCCACCCGGGCGATCACCCAGTTCTTCTTCGACGTGGGCGCCTACATGGGGTTCGTCGAGCGGGCGGCGGCGGCCGGCATCACCGTGCCGATCGTGCCGGGCATCCTGCCGATCACCAACTTCACCCGCGCGATCGAGTTCGCCGGAAGCTGCGGCGCCGCGATCCCGCCCTGGATGGCCGACCTGTTCGCCGGGCTGGACAACGACCCCGATACGAGGCAATTGGTCGCCGCGACCGTGGCGGTCGAGCAGTGCCGCCTGCTCCATGCCGAAGGGATCGGCAACTTCCACTTCTATACCCTGAACCGCGCCGAGCTGACGGTCGGCATCTGCCACATGCTGGGCGTCCGGCCCGTGGCACGGGCCGTCGAACAAGCCTCCGCCGCCGCTTCCTAA
- a CDS encoding ArsR/SmtB family transcription factor has protein sequence MDSLLTALKAAAEPTRLRLMALCAQGELTVTELTQILGQSQPRVSRHLKLLCDAGLLDRFREGTWAFYRLAERGAFAELARTLIDAVPRDDATLALDLERLNAIKRARAEAAADYFRENAARWHEMRSLHVPEREVEAALLRLFPASGIQDLLDLGTGTGRMLELLAPRAERALGIDLSREMLAIARANLERAGLRNCQVRQSDMYQLPLPSSSFDAVVIHQVLHFVEEPADVLAEAARVLRPGGRLVIVDFARHDLESLRIEHAHRRLGFGDDEVTGWLRAAGMSAGPVVRLPGDPLTVNLWPATREEGSRPAVADAAAPTLSTFGVN, from the coding sequence ATGGATTCACTGCTCACGGCACTCAAGGCGGCGGCGGAGCCGACACGGTTGCGGCTGATGGCCTTGTGCGCCCAAGGCGAGCTGACCGTGACCGAGCTGACCCAGATCCTGGGCCAGAGCCAGCCGCGCGTGTCCAGGCACCTGAAGCTGCTGTGCGACGCGGGATTGCTCGACCGGTTCCGGGAGGGGACCTGGGCGTTCTACCGGCTGGCCGAGCGCGGTGCCTTCGCCGAGCTGGCGCGCACCCTGATCGACGCGGTGCCGCGGGATGACGCGACCCTGGCCCTGGACCTGGAGCGGCTGAACGCGATCAAGCGCGCCCGGGCCGAGGCCGCCGCCGACTATTTCCGGGAGAACGCCGCCCGCTGGCACGAGATGCGCTCGCTGCACGTGCCCGAGCGCGAGGTCGAGGCGGCGCTGCTGCGCCTGTTCCCCGCCTCCGGCATCCAGGACCTGCTGGACCTCGGCACCGGCACCGGCCGCATGCTGGAGCTGCTGGCGCCCCGCGCCGAACGCGCCCTGGGGATCGACCTGTCGCGCGAGATGCTGGCGATCGCGCGGGCCAACCTGGAGCGCGCCGGCCTGCGCAACTGCCAGGTCCGGCAGTCCGACATGTACCAGCTGCCGCTGCCGTCCTCCTCGTTCGACGCCGTGGTGATCCACCAGGTGCTCCATTTCGTCGAGGAGCCGGCCGACGTCCTGGCCGAGGCCGCGCGGGTGCTGCGCCCCGGCGGACGGCTGGTGATCGTCGATTTCGCCCGCCACGACCTGGAATCCCTGCGGATCGAGCATGCCCACCGCCGGCTCGGCTTCGGCGACGACGAGGTCACGGGCTGGCTGCGCGCCGCCGGCATGTCCGCCGGCCCGGTCGTCCGGCTGCCCGGCGATCCGCTGACCGTCAATCTCTGGCCGGCCACCCGCGAGGAGGGCTCCCGCCCCGCCGTGGCCGATGCCGCCGCCCCCACCCTTTCGACCTTCGGAGTGAACTGA
- a CDS encoding MlaA family lipoprotein, which translates to MNLSGFPRFRGSVAAIALLVCGSVLSGCVLPPRDDPAALAAYQEANDPLEGFNRAIFGFNEGTDILLIRPVADIYRGIVPNPVRNGIRNFLRNLRSPLTIANELLQGDWTGAEVATKRFLVNTTVGIGGVMDVAADHGLEYQAEDFGQTLAVWGVPEGPYLVLPLLGPSNFRDTTGIAAEAFGDPVNLWAANTDRDGIPLGRAIAGGIDTRSRLIEPIDDLRRNSLDTYASLRSLYRQNRISEINDGQASTEEYPEFPEFPEDEVPQVDNSGGTAKSSTP; encoded by the coding sequence ATGAACCTGTCTGGCTTCCCGCGCTTTCGCGGTTCCGTCGCCGCCATTGCCCTGCTTGTCTGCGGCTCAGTCCTGTCCGGATGCGTCCTGCCTCCGCGCGACGATCCCGCGGCCCTGGCGGCCTATCAGGAGGCCAATGATCCGCTTGAAGGCTTCAACCGGGCGATCTTCGGCTTCAACGAAGGCACCGACATCCTGCTGATTCGCCCCGTGGCCGACATCTACCGCGGCATCGTGCCCAACCCGGTCCGCAACGGCATCCGCAATTTCCTGCGCAACCTGCGAAGCCCCCTGACGATCGCCAACGAGCTGCTCCAGGGCGACTGGACGGGCGCGGAAGTGGCGACCAAGCGCTTCCTGGTCAACACCACGGTCGGCATCGGCGGTGTGATGGACGTGGCGGCCGACCACGGCCTGGAATACCAGGCGGAGGATTTCGGCCAGACCCTCGCCGTGTGGGGCGTGCCGGAAGGTCCCTACCTGGTGCTGCCGCTGCTGGGGCCGTCCAACTTCCGAGACACGACGGGCATCGCGGCCGAAGCCTTCGGCGACCCGGTCAACCTGTGGGCTGCCAACACCGACCGCGACGGCATCCCCCTGGGGCGCGCGATCGCCGGCGGCATCGACACCCGTTCCCGCCTGATCGAGCCGATCGACGACCTGCGCAGGAACTCGCTCGATACTTACGCCTCGCTGCGCAGCCTGTATCGGCAGAACCGAATCAGCGAGATCAACGACGGGCAGGCCTCCACCGAGGAATATCCCGAGTTCCCCGAGTTTCCCGAGGACGAAGTGCCGCAGGTTGACAATTCCGGCGGAACGGCTAAGTCCAGCACGCCATGA
- a CDS encoding MlaC/ttg2D family ABC transporter substrate-binding protein, with protein MITRRFFITCAALLAFAGTVAFPTAGRADARSEAAAKFIQDLGARAIDVLVKPDLGRQESMQRFRVLLNEGFDVPYISRFVLGRSWNTATPAEQQEYGALFERLIVQVYADRFSQYSGQNLDVNETLKITGHRPEGDSDAIVASQIIRPDAPPVAVDWRVRQRGDSLKVIDVAVEGVSMSVTQRSEFSSVIQRGGGQMEALLQTLRQRVGSAG; from the coding sequence ATGATCACACGCCGCTTCTTCATCACCTGCGCCGCGCTGCTCGCCTTTGCGGGTACCGTCGCGTTTCCCACCGCTGGCCGCGCCGACGCCCGTTCGGAAGCGGCAGCCAAGTTCATCCAGGACCTGGGCGCCCGCGCCATCGACGTGCTGGTCAAGCCCGACCTGGGCCGCCAGGAGTCCATGCAGCGGTTCCGCGTGCTTCTGAACGAGGGCTTCGACGTTCCCTATATCAGCCGGTTCGTGCTGGGCCGGAGCTGGAACACCGCGACCCCGGCGGAGCAGCAGGAGTACGGCGCCCTGTTCGAGCGGCTGATCGTCCAGGTCTACGCCGACCGCTTCTCCCAGTATTCGGGGCAGAACCTGGACGTCAACGAGACGCTGAAGATCACCGGGCACCGGCCGGAGGGGGACAGCGACGCCATCGTGGCGTCGCAGATCATCCGCCCCGACGCGCCGCCCGTCGCGGTGGACTGGCGCGTCCGGCAGCGCGGCGACTCCCTGAAGGTGATCGACGTCGCGGTCGAAGGGGTCAGCATGAGCGTGACCCAGCGTTCCGAGTTCTCCTCCGTCATCCAGCGCGGCGGCGGGCAGATGGAAGCCCTTTTGCAGACCCTGCGCCAGCGGGTCGGCTCCGCCGGCTGA
- a CDS encoding ribosome modulation factor codes for MELKEYPLLHQVDLMLALLKVAATGRATLDDALARLKGNLRSVGEALPVPDSEIREELARALDRLVQALLLEPVEADHFVITPRGMKTLAEHPGGVDDSVLMRFPEFRAFIDQESARPAGRKAIFAGRTDDPRIIEYDEGYVAFHDGQPLQANPYEADRVMHLAWENGWSQARDDALRGESWSAAVRKA; via the coding sequence ATGGAACTCAAGGAATATCCGCTGCTGCATCAGGTCGACCTCATGCTGGCCTTGCTGAAGGTCGCGGCCACCGGCCGGGCCACGCTGGATGATGCGCTGGCAAGGCTGAAGGGAAACCTGCGATCGGTCGGCGAGGCCCTCCCGGTACCCGACTCGGAGATCCGGGAAGAGCTTGCCCGTGCCTTGGACAGGCTTGTCCAGGCGCTCCTTCTCGAACCGGTCGAGGCGGATCATTTCGTCATCACGCCGCGCGGCATGAAGACGCTGGCCGAGCATCCCGGCGGCGTGGACGACAGCGTGCTGATGCGGTTTCCGGAGTTCCGCGCCTTCATCGACCAGGAATCCGCGCGGCCCGCCGGCCGGAAGGCGATCTTCGCCGGCCGGACGGACGATCCCCGGATCATCGAGTACGACGAGGGCTACGTGGCCTTCCATGACGGGCAGCCCCTGCAGGCCAATCCTTACGAGGCGGACCGGGTCATGCACCTTGCCTGGGAGAACGGCTGGTCCCAGGCCCGCGACGATGCTCTCCGCGGCGAAAGCTGGAGCGCCGCTGTCCGGAAGGCCTGA
- a CDS encoding protein phosphatase CheZ: MTVPELLDLTELDYLSMEEALSSSARGRAFLRMRDRRTRVVSVDDWRRLAGKLEEQVDRLRGVEAVAVTAAQPIETVTDAAGITTDRSTHLRILRQELQEMSSYIQQTRSEIAALRPADAGANRIMAATGELDAIVTATERATTEILNAAERIQEFANQMHRAARGEISLDVGEVANDIEIQIMEIMTACSFQDITGQRTTKVVNTLRYIEQRVNTMIEIWGVDRAVLASADATASHRKMNDDRPDAHLLNGPALGDGVDQATIDALFDSISFDAPPPQPAYEPPPPPRPAPAPPAPPPAPPPAMNGSAEINQSDIDKLFG; this comes from the coding sequence ATGACCGTACCTGAACTGCTCGACCTCACGGAACTCGACTATCTGAGCATGGAGGAGGCCCTGTCCTCGTCGGCTCGCGGACGGGCGTTCCTCCGCATGCGCGACCGCCGGACGCGGGTAGTCTCGGTCGACGACTGGCGGCGCCTGGCCGGCAAGCTGGAGGAGCAGGTCGACCGGCTGCGCGGGGTCGAGGCCGTCGCGGTCACCGCCGCCCAGCCGATCGAGACGGTGACGGACGCCGCCGGCATCACGACGGACCGTTCCACCCATCTGCGCATCCTGCGGCAGGAACTGCAGGAGATGAGCAGCTACATCCAGCAGACCCGCAGCGAGATCGCGGCGCTTCGGCCGGCCGACGCGGGGGCCAACCGGATCATGGCCGCCACCGGCGAGCTGGACGCCATCGTGACGGCGACCGAGCGGGCGACCACCGAGATCCTCAACGCGGCCGAGCGCATCCAGGAATTCGCCAACCAGATGCACCGGGCCGCCCGGGGGGAGATCAGCCTGGATGTCGGGGAGGTCGCGAACGACATCGAGATCCAGATCATGGAGATCATGACCGCCTGCTCGTTCCAGGATATCACGGGCCAGCGCACCACCAAGGTGGTCAATACCCTGCGCTACATCGAGCAGCGCGTGAACACCATGATCGAGATCTGGGGCGTCGACCGGGCCGTCCTGGCATCCGCCGACGCGACGGCGTCCCACCGCAAGATGAACGACGACCGTCCCGACGCCCACCTGCTCAACGGCCCGGCGCTCGGCGACGGCGTGGACCAGGCGACGATCGACGCGCTGTTCGACAGCATCAGCTTCGACGCCCCGCCGCCCCAGCCGGCTTACGAACCGCCCCCGCCGCCGCGTCCCGCACCCGCCCCCCCGGCGCCTCCTCCGGCCCCGCCACCCGCCATGAACGGCAGCGCGGAGATCAACCAGAGCGACATCGACAAACTGTTCGGATGA
- a CDS encoding pentapeptide repeat-containing protein, whose product MAIDEERKARIKLTQEQLDRVCERHKRFMEGRPNGSRANMPFFDLSGLDFAGRNLTGAHLSGAILRDARLAGTVLDHADLFGADLRGADLTGSHLFRTDLRGANLRGALLQDAVMVEVDLRDGSMANKGSDGELKVIGFEPGPADMSSTILVRADMARAKLSGSFAAGADFSHSKLSDARLVRTDLRNSKFVGANLSGTDFSGADLRGADLTGATTTANTRLQNAVRTDADAVAQQINPVPLPVEHKEPEAQPPPALDLEGMLAAHARWLKSGGKDGTQLNLTGMDLDGADLRNRVLSLGIASRVRLRGANLQGAQLQSIQLDGADLRSANLRAADLRGARLDRAILIDGCLEEANLASLRIGADRLLRTSLVRARMAGARLRKAILHGCDLTNADMTGCDLHEAVVTGTILER is encoded by the coding sequence ATGGCCATCGACGAGGAACGCAAGGCCAGGATCAAGCTGACTCAGGAACAACTTGATCGCGTGTGCGAGCGGCACAAGCGCTTCATGGAGGGGCGGCCCAACGGATCGCGGGCGAACATGCCGTTCTTCGATCTCTCGGGCCTGGATTTCGCCGGCCGCAACCTGACGGGCGCCCATCTGTCGGGGGCGATCCTGCGGGACGCGCGGCTGGCCGGCACGGTGCTGGACCATGCCGACCTGTTTGGCGCCGATCTGCGCGGGGCCGACCTGACCGGCAGCCATCTGTTCCGCACCGACCTGCGCGGCGCAAACCTGCGCGGCGCGCTGCTCCAGGACGCCGTGATGGTCGAGGTGGACCTGCGCGACGGCTCCATGGCCAACAAGGGCAGCGACGGCGAGCTGAAGGTCATCGGGTTCGAGCCGGGGCCGGCGGACATGAGCTCGACGATCCTGGTCCGCGCCGACATGGCCCGGGCCAAGCTGTCGGGTTCCTTCGCGGCGGGCGCCGACTTCTCCCACAGCAAGCTGTCGGACGCGCGGCTGGTGCGCACCGACCTGCGCAATTCGAAATTCGTCGGTGCCAATCTCAGCGGGACCGATTTCTCCGGCGCCGACCTGCGCGGCGCCGACCTGACAGGCGCCACGACGACGGCGAACACCCGGCTTCAGAACGCCGTCCGGACCGATGCCGACGCAGTCGCCCAGCAGATCAACCCGGTCCCCCTGCCGGTCGAGCACAAGGAGCCCGAGGCCCAGCCGCCACCGGCCTTGGACCTGGAAGGCATGCTGGCGGCCCATGCGCGCTGGCTGAAGAGCGGCGGCAAGGACGGGACGCAGCTCAACCTCACGGGCATGGACCTGGACGGCGCCGACCTGCGGAACCGGGTGCTGAGCCTGGGCATCGCGTCCCGCGTGCGGCTGCGCGGCGCGAACCTGCAGGGAGCCCAGCTCCAGTCGATCCAGCTCGACGGAGCCGACCTGCGCTCGGCCAACCTGCGCGCCGCGGACCTGCGCGGCGCCCGGCTCGACCGGGCCATATTGATCGACGGGTGCCTGGAGGAGGCCAACCTGGCTTCCCTCAGGATCGGTGCCGACCGCCTGCTGCGCACCTCGCTGGTGCGCGCCCGCATGGCCGGGGCGCGGCTGCGCAAGGCGATCCTGCACGGCTGCGACCTGACCAACGCCGACATGACCGGCTGCGACCTGCACGAGGCGGTGGTGACCGGCACGATCCTGGAACGCTGA
- a CDS encoding CBS domain-containing protein gives MQIREIMTRDVEVVAPGDTIQRAAKLMDELNVGVLPVCEGPKLVGMVTDRDITVRATSVGKAPGECKVAEVMTDEPRYCYEDDVVSDVSRLMGDMQIRRVPVLDGSDHLIGIVSLGDIATNSDRPQTVADTLGQVSEPSAPDRG, from the coding sequence ATGCAGATCCGAGAGATCATGACCCGCGACGTGGAGGTGGTCGCCCCCGGCGACACGATCCAGCGCGCGGCGAAGCTGATGGACGAACTGAACGTGGGCGTCCTTCCCGTGTGCGAAGGCCCCAAGCTGGTCGGCATGGTCACCGACCGGGACATCACCGTCCGCGCGACCTCCGTCGGCAAGGCGCCCGGCGAGTGCAAGGTCGCCGAGGTTATGACCGACGAGCCGCGCTACTGCTACGAGGACGACGTGGTGAGCGACGTGTCGCGGCTGATGGGCGACATGCAGATCCGCCGTGTGCCCGTGCTCGACGGCAGCGACCACCTGATCGGCATCGTCTCCCTAGGAGACATCGCGACCAATTCGGACCGGCCGCAGACCGTCGCCGACACGCTCGGCCAAGTCTCCGAGCCGTCCGCGCCGGACCGCGGCTGA
- the parE gene encoding DNA topoisomerase IV subunit B has translation MSDLFQNTVRKEDSYSAQDIEVLEGLEPVRRRPGMYIGGTDERALHHLVAEILDNAMDEAVAGHASRIDLELASDATVTIRDNGRGIPIDEHPKYPGKSALEVIMTTLHSGGKFSGKAYATSGGLHGVGLSVVNALSDRLTVEIARDRQLFTQSYSRGLAVGDLVSLGAVHNRRGTTIKFHPDALIFGEGAAFKPERLYRMARSKAYLYKGVEIRWACDPELLGPDAVTPAAETLRFPGGLNDYLTAALKDRKSLTPAPFAGEVPFPGDAGRAEWAIAWPEDEEGFIHSYCNTVPTPQGGSHEMGLRAALTRGLKSFGELVGNKRAAQVTADDVFGGATILLSVFIRDPSFQGQTKEKLATAEAARLVELAVKDHFDHWLSADPAASNLLLDHLIEKAEERQRKRQAKEMSRKTATRKLRLPGKLADCSRNTPDGTEIFLVEGDSAGGSAKQARIRETQAILPLRGKILNVASASADKMRANQELSDLIQALGCGVGRDFSSEKLRYERVIIMTDADVDGAHIASLLMTFFYREMPGLIQNGHLYLALPPLYRVTHGGKSVYARDDAHKDELVKTVFAGKKVELSRFKGLGEMQPAQLKETTMDPGKRTLLRVVVPDTHDPEMRGQVEQTKSLVESLMGRKPELRFQYIQENARFVQDIDV, from the coding sequence ATGAGCGATCTATTTCAAAATACCGTGCGCAAGGAAGACAGCTACTCCGCCCAGGACATCGAGGTCCTGGAGGGGCTGGAACCGGTGCGCCGACGCCCCGGCATGTATATCGGCGGCACCGACGAACGGGCATTGCATCACCTCGTGGCCGAGATCCTGGACAACGCCATGGACGAGGCGGTGGCCGGCCATGCCAGCCGCATCGATCTGGAGCTGGCCTCCGACGCGACCGTCACGATCCGCGACAACGGCCGCGGCATCCCGATCGACGAACACCCCAAGTACCCGGGGAAGTCCGCGCTCGAAGTGATCATGACGACGCTGCACTCCGGCGGCAAGTTCAGCGGCAAGGCCTATGCGACCTCGGGCGGCCTGCACGGCGTGGGATTGTCGGTGGTCAACGCCCTGTCCGACCGGCTGACGGTGGAGATCGCCCGCGACCGCCAGCTCTTCACCCAGAGCTACAGCCGCGGGCTGGCCGTGGGCGACCTGGTGAGCCTGGGCGCCGTCCACAACCGGCGCGGCACGACCATCAAGTTCCATCCCGACGCGCTGATCTTCGGCGAGGGCGCCGCCTTCAAGCCGGAGCGGCTGTACCGCATGGCGCGGTCGAAGGCCTATCTCTACAAAGGCGTCGAGATCCGCTGGGCCTGCGACCCGGAGCTGCTGGGACCCGACGCGGTGACCCCGGCGGCGGAGACGCTGCGCTTCCCCGGCGGCCTGAACGATTACCTGACCGCCGCGCTGAAGGACCGCAAGTCCCTGACCCCCGCCCCGTTCGCGGGCGAGGTGCCGTTCCCCGGCGACGCCGGGCGGGCGGAATGGGCGATCGCCTGGCCGGAGGACGAGGAAGGCTTCATCCATTCCTACTGCAACACGGTGCCGACGCCCCAGGGCGGCAGCCACGAGATGGGGCTTCGCGCGGCGTTGACCCGCGGATTGAAGTCCTTCGGCGAGCTGGTCGGCAACAAGCGGGCGGCGCAGGTCACCGCGGACGACGTGTTCGGCGGGGCGACCATCCTGCTGTCGGTTTTCATCCGCGATCCGTCCTTCCAGGGCCAGACCAAGGAGAAGCTGGCGACCGCCGAGGCGGCGCGGCTGGTCGAGCTGGCGGTCAAGGACCATTTCGACCACTGGCTGTCGGCCGATCCGGCGGCGAGCAACCTGCTGCTCGACCACCTGATCGAGAAGGCGGAGGAGCGGCAGCGCAAGCGCCAGGCCAAGGAGATGTCGCGCAAGACCGCGACCCGCAAGCTCCGCCTGCCGGGCAAGCTGGCCGACTGCAGCCGCAACACCCCGGACGGCACGGAGATCTTCCTGGTCGAGGGCGACTCGGCGGGCGGCTCCGCCAAGCAGGCGCGGATCCGTGAGACCCAGGCGATCCTGCCGCTGCGCGGCAAGATCCTGAACGTGGCGAGCGCCAGCGCCGACAAGATGCGGGCCAACCAGGAGCTGAGCGACCTGATCCAGGCGCTGGGCTGCGGCGTGGGCCGCGACTTCTCGTCGGAGAAGCTCCGGTACGAGCGCGTCATCATCATGACCGACGCCGACGTGGACGGCGCCCACATCGCGTCGCTGCTGATGACCTTCTTCTACCGCGAAATGCCCGGCCTGATCCAGAACGGCCACCTGTACCTGGCCCTGCCGCCGCTCTACCGGGTCACCCACGGCGGCAAGTCGGTGTATGCCCGCGACGACGCCCACAAGGACGAGCTGGTGAAGACGGTGTTCGCCGGCAAGAAGGTGGAGCTGAGCCGCTTCAAGGGCCTGGGCGAGATGCAGCCGGCGCAGCTCAAGGAAACGACCATGGACCCGGGCAAGCGCACCCTGCTCCGCGTCGTGGTGCCGGACACCCACGACCCGGAGATGCGGGGCCAAGTGGAGCAGACCAAGTCGCTGGTCGAGAGCCTGATGGGCCGGAAGCCCGAGCTGCGTTTCCAGTACATCCAGGAAAACGCCCGCTTCGTCCAGGACATCGACGTATAG
- a CDS encoding acyl-CoA thioesterase, translating into MADQEPDCSPDFSHGPALRTIAMPADTNPNGDIFGGWLLAQMDVAGGMVAARRAGGRVATVGIEAMKFHQPVLIGDEVSCYCTVQRIGRTSMSVKVDTWIRRGQGRIATKVTEGVFTYVAIGEDRRPRPVPPEEGGT; encoded by the coding sequence ATGGCAGATCAGGAACCCGACTGCAGCCCCGACTTCAGCCATGGTCCGGCGCTGCGCACCATCGCGATGCCGGCCGACACCAACCCCAACGGCGACATCTTCGGCGGCTGGCTGCTGGCCCAGATGGACGTGGCGGGAGGCATGGTGGCGGCCCGGCGCGCCGGCGGCCGGGTGGCGACCGTCGGCATCGAGGCGATGAAATTCCACCAGCCGGTGCTGATCGGCGACGAGGTGAGCTGCTACTGCACGGTCCAGCGGATCGGACGGACGTCCATGTCGGTCAAGGTCGATACCTGGATCCGCCGGGGGCAGGGGCGGATCGCGACGAAGGTGACGGAGGGCGTCTTCACCTATGTGGCCATCGGCGAGGATCGCCGGCCCCGGCCGGTGCCGCCCGAGGAGGGCGGCACCTGA
- a CDS encoding DUF6306 domain-containing protein, with product MSDLETTSYASPPCYASELDPACSGRAPVVDPLPDADLARSLNAMLEVGRASAKVLTALLAEFEQQEAIDLLASVQRNQARFCGVLTRIVTQLGDIPSGATSSFHDEVLGLDALAERLALLNGGMAWVISQFDATLPRVGSDELCGVLADLREVHRADLKDCETLLDWLASQSP from the coding sequence ATGTCCGACCTTGAAACGACAAGCTATGCTTCGCCGCCCTGCTACGCTTCGGAGCTCGATCCGGCCTGTTCCGGCCGGGCGCCGGTCGTGGACCCTCTCCCGGACGCCGACCTGGCGCGATCGCTCAACGCCATGCTGGAGGTCGGCCGCGCCAGCGCCAAGGTCCTGACGGCGCTCCTGGCGGAGTTCGAGCAGCAGGAGGCGATCGACCTTCTGGCGTCGGTCCAGCGCAACCAGGCGCGGTTCTGCGGCGTCCTGACCCGCATCGTCACGCAGCTCGGCGACATCCCTTCCGGCGCCACCAGCAGCTTCCACGACGAGGTGCTCGGGCTCGACGCCCTGGCCGAACGCCTGGCCTTGCTCAACGGCGGCATGGCCTGGGTGATCTCGCAGTTCGACGCGACCCTGCCGCGCGTCGGGAGCGACGAGCTGTGCGGCGTGCTGGCGGACCTGCGGGAGGTCCACCGCGCCGACCTGAAGGACTGCGAGACGCTGCTCGACTGGCTGGCGTCGCAATCCCCGTAG
- a CDS encoding YbaN family protein has protein sequence MKADRHAPPSPSDDGTSPAGTSPAGTAGETFRHAPANPVVRHFLMALGFVMVALGTLGVFLPVLPTAPFLIVAAWAFSRSSERFHRWLYEHPHFGPPLVAWNRHGVIPMTGKVLSVIGMYGSLVLVILFVATDWVLPTVHFVIITAVAAYILTRPSRAPD, from the coding sequence ATGAAGGCCGACCGCCACGCGCCGCCCTCCCCAAGCGACGACGGGACCTCTCCAGCCGGGACCTCGCCAGCCGGGACCGCGGGCGAAACGTTCCGCCACGCGCCGGCCAACCCGGTGGTCCGCCATTTCCTGATGGCGCTCGGCTTCGTGATGGTCGCCCTGGGGACGCTGGGGGTCTTCCTGCCCGTGCTGCCGACGGCGCCTTTCCTGATCGTCGCGGCCTGGGCCTTCTCCCGCAGTTCCGAGCGGTTCCACCGCTGGCTCTACGAGCATCCCCATTTCGGCCCGCCGCTGGTCGCCTGGAACAGGCACGGCGTGATCCCGATGACCGGCAAGGTGCTTTCGGTCATAGGAATGTATGGCAGCCTTGTCCTGGTAATCCTGTTCGTGGCAACCGACTGGGTGCTGCCGACGGTCCATTTCGTGATCATCACCGCCGTGGCGGCCTATATCCTGACGCGGCCGAGTCGGGCTCCGGATTGA